The proteins below come from a single Papaver somniferum cultivar HN1 chromosome 11, ASM357369v1, whole genome shotgun sequence genomic window:
- the LOC113321232 gene encoding uncharacterized protein LOC113321232 isoform X3: protein MECSMGLEGRFVCHGTIFDELISSPTSDSQFTAVFSNMVFGCGHHDRGIVESKGNSQNAIQLSIQNTDEVALKFLVDQLLKTVVKLSVLFVFVNPYQPLPEDVFSYRWNQPFNLKNGWVSWGFGGLIAASSCVFLIKGFTSGLNASQVQNEAEALLRLFPLIGASNISNVSFLAILGILTPICEETIYRGFLLTSLSKWLPVNVSVFLSSVVFTLAHQSPGKSTEIFIFGLALGFVYARTRNLLAPITMHACWNLAVVLILIYFKAQGDDILNYVS, encoded by the exons ATGGAATGTTCCATGGGACTGGAAGGTCGTTTTGTATGTCATGGCACCATATTTGATGAG TTGATAAGTTCACCGACTAGCGATAGCCAGTTCACCGCTGTTTTTTCAAACATGGTATTCGGCTGCGGGCACCATGACAGAG GAATTGTTGAATCAAAAGGAAATTCACAAAATGCAATCCAATTGTCGATTCAAAATACAGATGAAGTAGCACTGAAATTTTTAGTTGATCAATT ACTGAAGACTGTAGTTAAGCTTTCGGTTCTATTTGTATTCGTCAATCCTTATCAACCACTTCCTGAAGATGTATTCTCCTACA GATGGAACCAACCATTCAACCTTAAGAACGGGTGGGTCTCATGGGGTTTTGGGGGTCTAATAGCTGCATCAAGTTGTGTTTTTCTCATTAAAGGTTTCACCTCTGGTTTAAATGCTAGCCAGGTTCAAAATGAG GCAGAAGCTTTGCTGCGCTTGTTCCCGCTTATTGGTGCATCAAATATCAG TAATGTTTCCTTTTTGGCCATCCTTGGAATTCTAACACCGATTTGTGAAGAAACAATTTACCGCGGTTTTCTGCTAACTTCACTTTCAAAATG GTTGCCAGTAAATGTATCAGTGTTTTTAAGTTCAGTTGTATTCACTCTAGCCCATCAGTCTCCTGGGAAATCGACCGAGATTTTCATATTTG GCTTGGCACTGGGATTTGTATATGCTCGAACGCGGAACCTTCTTGCTCCGATTACAATGCACGCTTGTTGGAACTTGGCTGTTGTTTTGATACTGATTTATTTTAAA GCGCAAGGGGACGATATCCTCAACTATGTCAGCTAA
- the LOC113321232 gene encoding uncharacterized protein LOC113321232 isoform X2, which produces MSVVILQPSNKTLVFSQYLLPTTEFILSRKHNLVVKLSKKSSLPGSYNRICCSKSPNTSTESSSQEDSKRFPWKVHLEEWNVPWDWKVVLYVMAPYLMRLKTVVKLSVLFVFVNPYQPLPEDVFSYRWNQPFNLKNGWVSWGFGGLIAASSCVFLIKGFTSGLNASQVQNEAEALLRLFPLIGASNISNVSFLAILGILTPICEETIYRGFLLTSLSKWLPVNVSVFLSSVVFTLAHQSPGKSTEIFIFGLALGFVYARTRNLLAPITMHACWNLAVVLILIYFKAQGDDILNYVS; this is translated from the exons ATGTCGGTTGTAATTCTACAACCATCaaataaaaccctagttttctctcAGTATCTTCTTCCTACTACAGAATTTATTTTATCAAGAAAGCACAATTTGGTGGTAAAATTATCAAAGAAATCTTCACTTCCAGGTTCCTACAACAGGATTTGCTGCTCCAAATCCCCGAATACATCCACTGAAAGTAGCTCCCAAGAG GACTCAAAGAGGTTCCCTTGGAAAGTTCATCTTGAAGAATGGAATGTTCCATGGGACTGGAAGGTCGTTTTGTATGTCATGGCACCATATTTGATGAG ACTGAAGACTGTAGTTAAGCTTTCGGTTCTATTTGTATTCGTCAATCCTTATCAACCACTTCCTGAAGATGTATTCTCCTACA GATGGAACCAACCATTCAACCTTAAGAACGGGTGGGTCTCATGGGGTTTTGGGGGTCTAATAGCTGCATCAAGTTGTGTTTTTCTCATTAAAGGTTTCACCTCTGGTTTAAATGCTAGCCAGGTTCAAAATGAG GCAGAAGCTTTGCTGCGCTTGTTCCCGCTTATTGGTGCATCAAATATCAG TAATGTTTCCTTTTTGGCCATCCTTGGAATTCTAACACCGATTTGTGAAGAAACAATTTACCGCGGTTTTCTGCTAACTTCACTTTCAAAATG GTTGCCAGTAAATGTATCAGTGTTTTTAAGTTCAGTTGTATTCACTCTAGCCCATCAGTCTCCTGGGAAATCGACCGAGATTTTCATATTTG GCTTGGCACTGGGATTTGTATATGCTCGAACGCGGAACCTTCTTGCTCCGATTACAATGCACGCTTGTTGGAACTTGGCTGTTGTTTTGATACTGATTTATTTTAAA GCGCAAGGGGACGATATCCTCAACTATGTCAGCTAA
- the LOC113321232 gene encoding uncharacterized protein LOC113321232 isoform X1 — protein sequence MSVVILQPSNKTLVFSQYLLPTTEFILSRKHNLVVKLSKKSSLPGSYNRICCSKSPNTSTESSSQEDSKRFPWKVHLEEWNVPWDWKVVLYVMAPYLMSILFTGIVESKGNSQNAIQLSIQNTDEVALKFLVDQLLKTVVKLSVLFVFVNPYQPLPEDVFSYRWNQPFNLKNGWVSWGFGGLIAASSCVFLIKGFTSGLNASQVQNEAEALLRLFPLIGASNISNVSFLAILGILTPICEETIYRGFLLTSLSKWLPVNVSVFLSSVVFTLAHQSPGKSTEIFIFGLALGFVYARTRNLLAPITMHACWNLAVVLILIYFKAQGDDILNYVS from the exons ATGTCGGTTGTAATTCTACAACCATCaaataaaaccctagttttctctcAGTATCTTCTTCCTACTACAGAATTTATTTTATCAAGAAAGCACAATTTGGTGGTAAAATTATCAAAGAAATCTTCACTTCCAGGTTCCTACAACAGGATTTGCTGCTCCAAATCCCCGAATACATCCACTGAAAGTAGCTCCCAAGAG GACTCAAAGAGGTTCCCTTGGAAAGTTCATCTTGAAGAATGGAATGTTCCATGGGACTGGAAGGTCGTTTTGTATGTCATGGCACCATATTTGATGAG TATTCTTTTTACAGGAATTGTTGAATCAAAAGGAAATTCACAAAATGCAATCCAATTGTCGATTCAAAATACAGATGAAGTAGCACTGAAATTTTTAGTTGATCAATT ACTGAAGACTGTAGTTAAGCTTTCGGTTCTATTTGTATTCGTCAATCCTTATCAACCACTTCCTGAAGATGTATTCTCCTACA GATGGAACCAACCATTCAACCTTAAGAACGGGTGGGTCTCATGGGGTTTTGGGGGTCTAATAGCTGCATCAAGTTGTGTTTTTCTCATTAAAGGTTTCACCTCTGGTTTAAATGCTAGCCAGGTTCAAAATGAG GCAGAAGCTTTGCTGCGCTTGTTCCCGCTTATTGGTGCATCAAATATCAG TAATGTTTCCTTTTTGGCCATCCTTGGAATTCTAACACCGATTTGTGAAGAAACAATTTACCGCGGTTTTCTGCTAACTTCACTTTCAAAATG GTTGCCAGTAAATGTATCAGTGTTTTTAAGTTCAGTTGTATTCACTCTAGCCCATCAGTCTCCTGGGAAATCGACCGAGATTTTCATATTTG GCTTGGCACTGGGATTTGTATATGCTCGAACGCGGAACCTTCTTGCTCCGATTACAATGCACGCTTGTTGGAACTTGGCTGTTGTTTTGATACTGATTTATTTTAAA GCGCAAGGGGACGATATCCTCAACTATGTCAGCTAA